One Solea senegalensis isolate Sse05_10M linkage group LG3, IFAPA_SoseM_1, whole genome shotgun sequence genomic window carries:
- the crebl2 gene encoding cAMP-responsive element-binding protein-like 2 isoform X2 — protein MDDNKMVGGKVKKPGKRGRKPAKIDLKAKLERSRQSARECRARKKLRYQYLEELVSSKERAICALREELEMYKQWCSAMDQGKIPSEIKALLTGDEQKPPQGGGIKVSKNNKNNNNASTNGQS, from the exons ATGGTGGGCGGTAAAGTGAAGAAACCGGGCAAACGCGGCCGCAAACCCGCCAAGATCGACCTGAAGGCCAAGCTAGAGCGGAGCCGCCAGAGCGCCCGAGAGTGTCGCGCCCGGAAGAAGCTGAGGTACCAGTACCTGGAGGAGCTGGTGTCCAGTAAGGAGCGAGCCATCTGTGCTCTGCGGGAGGAGCTGGAGATG TATAAACAGTGGTGTTCCGCCATGGATCAGGGGAAGATCCCGTCGGAAATCAAAGCTCTTCTGACAGGAGACGAGCAAAAACCGCCTCAGGGCGGCGGCATCAAGGTGTCcaagaacaacaagaacaacaacaacgccaGCACCAATGGTCAGAGTTAG
- the gpr19 gene encoding probable G-protein coupled receptor 19 isoform X2, translating to MVYAQSSLGVNPSLYSPSLAYQMSFNYSERENSTVLATLPTTPLCSLEDSSGQANRTYVSYELTSGEVAILGLVFGVLWLISILGNALVCLVIHRSRRTQSTTNYFVVSMACADLLMSLGCAPFILLQVASGRWPLSAAACKAVRYLQHLCPGVQVYVLLSISVDRFYTIVYPLSFKVSREKAKKMILASWLLDATFISPCFFFYGSSFNNHCDFFLPDAWGSIGYAAVHLLGGFLVPVALIVSLYQRVIRYIWRISADGHTVRRTMNIVPRTKVKTIKMFLMLNLVFFLTWTPFYVAQLWHPQESDGPGRQGLLFFTAITCISFSSTASKPTLYSVYNANFRRGMRETFCMSSMKCYRSNAYTITASSRMAKKNYIGVVDIPVQAKTVAKDAVYDTFDRDAKDKKVAWLTNANPPNTFV from the coding sequence ATGGTTTATGCGCAGTCGTCCCTCGGCGTCAATCCCTCCCTTTACTCTCCGTCTCTCGCTTATCAGATGTCATTTAACTACTCGGAGAGGGAAAACTCAACTGTCCTGGCAACCTTACCCACAACCCCCCTGTGCAGCCTTGAGGACTCCTCTGGCCAGGCCAATCGGACCTACGTCTCTTACGAACTGACTTCAGGTGAGGTTGCGATCCTAGGACTGGTGTTTGGGGTTCTCTGGTTGATATCCATCCTGGGAAATGCTCTCGTCTGCCTGGTCATCCACCGCAGCCGACGGACTCAGTCCACAACCAACTACTTTGTGGTGTCTATGGCCTGCGCAGACTTGCTTATGAGCCTGGGCTGCGCACCATTCATCCTCCTGCAGGTGGCATCAGGACGATGGCCACTAAGTGCCGCCGCGTGCAAAGCTGTGCGCTACCTACAGCACCTGTGCCCGGGCGTGCAGGTGTACGTCCTGCTCTCCATCTCTGTGGACCGCTTCTACACTATCGTCTACCCGCTCAGCTTCAAGGTGTCCAGGGAGAAAGCGAAAAAGATGATTCTGGCCTCGTGGCTCTTAGACGCCACCTTTATCTCGccctgcttcttcttctatggATCGTCATTCAACAATCACTGTGACTTTTTCCTTCCGGATGCCTGGGGCAGTATAGGCTACGCAGCCGTTCACCTGCTGGGCGGTTTTCTGGTTCCGGTAGCACTGATTGTCTCCCTCTACCAGCGGGTGATCCGCTACATCTGGAGAATCAGTGCCGATGGCCACACAGTGCGCCGGACAATGAACATTGTCCCACGGACTAAAGTCAAGACCATCAAGATGTTCCTGATGCTGAATTTGGTTTTCTTCCTGACCTGGACACCCTTCTATGTTGCGCAGCTGTGGCACCCACAGGAGTCTGATGGACCGGGCAGGCAGGGGCTGCTGTTCTTCACTGCGATCACCTGTATCTCCTTCAGCTCCACAGCGTCCAAACCGACACTGTACTCTGTCTACAACGCAAACTTCAGGAGGGGCATGCGGGAGACCTTCTGCATGTCGTCGATGAAATGTTACCGCAGCAACGCGTATACCATCACAGCGAGCTCTCGCATGGCCAAAAAGAACTATATCGGCGTGGTGGACATCCCTGTGCAAGCAAAAACTGTCGCCAAGGATGCAGTTTACGACACATTTGACCGAGATGCGAAGGACAAGAAGGTAGCGTGGCTAACAAACGCCAACCCGCCTAACACCTTTGTGTAA
- the gpr19 gene encoding probable G-protein coupled receptor 19 isoform X1 produces MIKDLSLVQVCINGESASVSTAPPLWCSLIAMVYAQSSLGVNPSLYSPSLAYQMSFNYSERENSTVLATLPTTPLCSLEDSSGQANRTYVSYELTSGEVAILGLVFGVLWLISILGNALVCLVIHRSRRTQSTTNYFVVSMACADLLMSLGCAPFILLQVASGRWPLSAAACKAVRYLQHLCPGVQVYVLLSISVDRFYTIVYPLSFKVSREKAKKMILASWLLDATFISPCFFFYGSSFNNHCDFFLPDAWGSIGYAAVHLLGGFLVPVALIVSLYQRVIRYIWRISADGHTVRRTMNIVPRTKVKTIKMFLMLNLVFFLTWTPFYVAQLWHPQESDGPGRQGLLFFTAITCISFSSTASKPTLYSVYNANFRRGMRETFCMSSMKCYRSNAYTITASSRMAKKNYIGVVDIPVQAKTVAKDAVYDTFDRDAKDKKVAWLTNANPPNTFV; encoded by the coding sequence ATGATCAAGGATCTGAGTCTGGTTCAGGTTTGTATTAACGGTGAATCTGCTTCTGTCTCCACAGCGCCTCCTCTCTGGTGCAGCCTCATAGCGATGGTTTATGCGCAGTCGTCCCTCGGCGTCAATCCCTCCCTTTACTCTCCGTCTCTCGCTTATCAGATGTCATTTAACTACTCGGAGAGGGAAAACTCAACTGTCCTGGCAACCTTACCCACAACCCCCCTGTGCAGCCTTGAGGACTCCTCTGGCCAGGCCAATCGGACCTACGTCTCTTACGAACTGACTTCAGGTGAGGTTGCGATCCTAGGACTGGTGTTTGGGGTTCTCTGGTTGATATCCATCCTGGGAAATGCTCTCGTCTGCCTGGTCATCCACCGCAGCCGACGGACTCAGTCCACAACCAACTACTTTGTGGTGTCTATGGCCTGCGCAGACTTGCTTATGAGCCTGGGCTGCGCACCATTCATCCTCCTGCAGGTGGCATCAGGACGATGGCCACTAAGTGCCGCCGCGTGCAAAGCTGTGCGCTACCTACAGCACCTGTGCCCGGGCGTGCAGGTGTACGTCCTGCTCTCCATCTCTGTGGACCGCTTCTACACTATCGTCTACCCGCTCAGCTTCAAGGTGTCCAGGGAGAAAGCGAAAAAGATGATTCTGGCCTCGTGGCTCTTAGACGCCACCTTTATCTCGccctgcttcttcttctatggATCGTCATTCAACAATCACTGTGACTTTTTCCTTCCGGATGCCTGGGGCAGTATAGGCTACGCAGCCGTTCACCTGCTGGGCGGTTTTCTGGTTCCGGTAGCACTGATTGTCTCCCTCTACCAGCGGGTGATCCGCTACATCTGGAGAATCAGTGCCGATGGCCACACAGTGCGCCGGACAATGAACATTGTCCCACGGACTAAAGTCAAGACCATCAAGATGTTCCTGATGCTGAATTTGGTTTTCTTCCTGACCTGGACACCCTTCTATGTTGCGCAGCTGTGGCACCCACAGGAGTCTGATGGACCGGGCAGGCAGGGGCTGCTGTTCTTCACTGCGATCACCTGTATCTCCTTCAGCTCCACAGCGTCCAAACCGACACTGTACTCTGTCTACAACGCAAACTTCAGGAGGGGCATGCGGGAGACCTTCTGCATGTCGTCGATGAAATGTTACCGCAGCAACGCGTATACCATCACAGCGAGCTCTCGCATGGCCAAAAAGAACTATATCGGCGTGGTGGACATCCCTGTGCAAGCAAAAACTGTCGCCAAGGATGCAGTTTACGACACATTTGACCGAGATGCGAAGGACAAGAAGGTAGCGTGGCTAACAAACGCCAACCCGCCTAACACCTTTGTGTAA
- the crebl2 gene encoding cAMP-responsive element-binding protein-like 2 isoform X1, whose amino-acid sequence MRKHDVNKMVGGKVKKPGKRGRKPAKIDLKAKLERSRQSARECRARKKLRYQYLEELVSSKERAICALREELEMYKQWCSAMDQGKIPSEIKALLTGDEQKPPQGGGIKVSKNNKNNNNASTNGQS is encoded by the exons ATGGTGGGCGGTAAAGTGAAGAAACCGGGCAAACGCGGCCGCAAACCCGCCAAGATCGACCTGAAGGCCAAGCTAGAGCGGAGCCGCCAGAGCGCCCGAGAGTGTCGCGCCCGGAAGAAGCTGAGGTACCAGTACCTGGAGGAGCTGGTGTCCAGTAAGGAGCGAGCCATCTGTGCTCTGCGGGAGGAGCTGGAGATG TATAAACAGTGGTGTTCCGCCATGGATCAGGGGAAGATCCCGTCGGAAATCAAAGCTCTTCTGACAGGAGACGAGCAAAAACCGCCTCAGGGCGGCGGCATCAAGGTGTCcaagaacaacaagaacaacaacaacgccaGCACCAATGGTCAGAGTTAG